A stretch of Pirellulales bacterium DNA encodes these proteins:
- the prpB gene encoding methylisocitrate lyase, producing MASISPGTLLRDAVKESTILIPGAFDALAAKLIERAGFRAMYLSGAAFSAGALALPDIGLFTLSELANETTRLTRSVSIPLIVDADTGFGEAVNVERTVTELIAAGAAAIQLEDQRLPKRCGHLSGKTLVEPAEMCSKLRAAVAARGNSDVIILARTDARGVHGMDAALDRAHRYLDAGADWIFPEALGTIAEFEQFAHTIRAPLVANMTEFGQSPLLPLADLQQLGYAGVLLPVTLLRVAMKAVTDALAVIAGTGTQQGLLDRMQSRQELYDLLGYTGYEARDRAYFHHEANS from the coding sequence GTGGCCTCGATCTCTCCTGGCACATTGCTGCGTGACGCGGTCAAGGAATCGACGATCCTTATTCCGGGCGCCTTCGACGCGCTGGCCGCCAAGCTGATCGAGCGGGCCGGCTTCCGCGCCATGTATCTGTCTGGTGCCGCATTTTCCGCCGGAGCGCTGGCGCTACCCGATATCGGGCTGTTCACGCTCTCGGAACTAGCCAACGAGACGACCCGGCTGACTCGTTCCGTATCGATTCCGCTGATCGTCGACGCCGACACCGGCTTTGGCGAAGCCGTGAACGTCGAACGCACCGTGACCGAACTGATCGCCGCCGGAGCCGCGGCCATCCAGCTCGAAGATCAGCGGCTGCCGAAACGCTGCGGACACCTGTCGGGCAAAACGCTGGTCGAACCGGCCGAAATGTGTTCCAAGCTCCGCGCCGCGGTCGCCGCGCGTGGCAACAGCGACGTCATCATCCTGGCCCGCACCGACGCCCGCGGCGTACACGGCATGGATGCGGCGCTCGACCGGGCGCATCGCTATCTGGACGCGGGCGCCGATTGGATTTTTCCCGAGGCGCTCGGCACCATCGCCGAATTCGAACAATTCGCTCACACCATTCGCGCGCCGCTGGTGGCCAACATGACCGAGTTTGGTCAGAGCCCGCTGTTGCCGCTGGCCGATTTGCAACAGCTGGGCTATGCAGGCGTGCTATTGCCTGTCACGCTGCTGCGCGTAGCGATGAAGGCCGTTACCGACGCGCTGGCCGTGATCGCGGGAACAGGCACGCAGCAGGGCCTGCTCGACCGCATGCAATCGCGACAAGAACTCTACGATCTACTCGGATACACTGGATACGAAGCCCGCGACCGGGCCTACTTTCATCACGAGGCGAATTCATGA
- a CDS encoding DUF6798 domain-containing protein: MSAAAMHEEPPHGQQPNRWGHCAEIALVFLVFALYAGWPIPEPNEPYYLAKAKHHWDPSWIDHDFFLDSADSHWTFYVTVGWLSRWLSLPTMALAGRVVTWLLLACAWQRLSWALVPRRGAALLSAALLVALNENFQMAGEWVVGGFEAKGLAYALVFAALAELVRGRWNATWALLGGAVAFHVLVGGWTMVAVAFCWLASGAARPRLLSMLPGLALGAILSLAGLIPALALNWGADPDVVRSANAIYSFERLPHHLSFFDFPSRFKIRFAFLVLVWGWLSQFFATSPGRLRLRRVVNASLAVAGVGIGISLARDYRPELAASLLRYYWFRLADAFVPLGVATGATMVAFQLGNIRPRWRVAAPVMLALIATWLLEPQLAARIAPEAPRADKPGKTANLADWRDACDWIAAHTPVEATFLTPRTAQTFKWYAGRSEVATWKDLPQDADSIVAWRRRLEDLYGTGDSSEPWYDSLAEIDVARLRRVGEKYGARFIVCESDPPLDLPCLYRNSTYAVYELGPGTK; encoded by the coding sequence GTGTCGGCCGCCGCGATGCACGAAGAACCTCCCCATGGACAGCAGCCGAACCGATGGGGGCATTGCGCGGAAATCGCGCTCGTATTTCTGGTGTTCGCGTTATACGCCGGTTGGCCGATCCCCGAGCCGAACGAACCCTATTACCTGGCTAAGGCCAAGCACCACTGGGATCCGTCCTGGATCGATCACGACTTCTTTCTCGACTCGGCCGATTCGCATTGGACCTTTTACGTCACCGTGGGCTGGCTGAGCCGTTGGCTCTCGCTACCGACCATGGCGCTGGCGGGGCGCGTCGTCACCTGGTTGCTCTTGGCCTGTGCCTGGCAGCGATTGAGTTGGGCCCTGGTCCCCAGGCGCGGCGCTGCGCTACTTTCGGCCGCGTTGCTGGTGGCCTTGAACGAGAACTTTCAAATGGCGGGCGAATGGGTTGTCGGGGGTTTCGAGGCCAAGGGACTAGCCTATGCGCTGGTGTTTGCCGCCTTGGCCGAGCTGGTGCGCGGCCGCTGGAATGCAACCTGGGCGCTGCTGGGCGGGGCCGTTGCGTTTCATGTGCTGGTCGGCGGCTGGACGATGGTCGCCGTGGCGTTCTGTTGGCTGGCATCCGGCGCCGCGCGACCGCGGCTGCTATCCATGCTGCCAGGTCTTGCCCTGGGGGCGATTCTCTCATTGGCCGGCCTGATTCCGGCGCTGGCATTGAACTGGGGCGCAGATCCCGATGTGGTGCGCAGTGCGAACGCCATCTACTCGTTCGAGCGCTTGCCGCATCACCTGTCGTTTTTCGATTTTCCGAGCCGTTTCAAAATTCGATTCGCCTTCTTGGTCCTTGTGTGGGGATGGCTGTCGCAGTTTTTTGCCACGAGCCCTGGGCGACTGCGTTTGCGCCGCGTGGTCAATGCTTCGTTGGCCGTGGCGGGAGTGGGCATTGGCATCAGCTTGGCGCGCGATTATCGACCCGAATTGGCCGCCAGCTTGTTGCGCTATTATTGGTTTCGCTTGGCCGACGCATTTGTTCCCTTGGGTGTCGCCACGGGCGCTACGATGGTGGCATTTCAACTGGGCAACATTCGGCCGCGCTGGCGCGTGGCGGCGCCGGTGATGCTTGCCCTGATCGCGACGTGGCTGTTGGAACCTCAACTTGCGGCGCGGATCGCGCCCGAGGCGCCGCGTGCCGACAAGCCGGGCAAAACCGCGAACCTGGCCGATTGGCGCGACGCCTGCGATTGGATTGCCGCGCACACACCGGTCGAGGCAACCTTTCTCACTCCGCGTACTGCCCAAACCTTCAAGTGGTACGCGGGGCGGAGTGAGGTCGCCACCTGGAAAGACTTGCCGCAGGATGCCGACAGCATCGTCGCCTGGCGCCGGCGGTTGGAAGATCTGTACGGCACGGGCGATTCGTCCGAACCGTGGTACGATAGCCTGGCCGAGATCGACGTCGCACGCTTGCGCCGCGTCGGCGAGAAATACGGGGCAAGGTTCATTGTCTGCGAGTCGGACCCACCGCTCGATTTGCCCTGCTTGTATCGCAACTCGACGTACGCCGTGTACGAGCTTGGACCTGGGACGAAATGA
- a CDS encoding CoA pyrophosphatase, translating to MTDDVPGDAADDLPLWLGHRLQQPLPPESVRAAFAPSLSYGRHFGPPGHDARSAAVLVLLYRRDGQWLVPFTVRPDTMADHAGQVSFPGGMVESGETTRDGALRELEEELGVARDSVEVLGSLSPMFLFVSNFRITPWVAVARAPIAFRPCDREVAEVLEVPVAHMMNSANYGVHHHQRGELRFSAPYLGWHQYHVWGATCIILAELVAILSEGQAASFAYGHDRRP from the coding sequence ATGACCGATGACGTGCCAGGCGATGCCGCAGACGATTTACCTTTGTGGCTTGGCCACAGATTGCAACAACCGCTGCCGCCCGAATCGGTGCGCGCCGCGTTTGCTCCTTCGCTCAGCTATGGGCGCCATTTTGGTCCGCCTGGCCATGACGCCCGTAGCGCCGCGGTGTTGGTCCTGCTATATCGGCGCGACGGCCAGTGGCTGGTCCCGTTCACGGTGCGTCCCGACACGATGGCGGACCATGCCGGGCAAGTCAGTTTTCCCGGTGGGATGGTCGAGTCGGGCGAAACGACACGCGACGGGGCGTTGCGCGAATTGGAAGAAGAGTTGGGCGTAGCGCGCGATTCGGTCGAAGTATTGGGCAGCCTGTCGCCGATGTTTTTGTTTGTCAGCAATTTTCGGATTACCCCCTGGGTCGCCGTCGCACGCGCTCCGATTGCATTTCGTCCTTGCGATCGCGAGGTGGCCGAGGTGCTCGAAGTGCCGGTGGCGCACATGATGAACTCGGCCAACTACGGTGTACATCATCATCAGCGCGGCGAGTTGCGGTTCTCGGCCCCGTATCTTGGCTGGCACCAATATCACGTGTGGGGCGCCACGTGCATCATCCTGGCGGAACTGGTGGCGATCCTTTCGGAAGGACAGGCCGCGAGCTTCGCCTACGGTCACGACAGGCGACCTTAG